The segment ATCCCCTCCTTGATCTCCTTCTCCTCGACCGAGAGGATCGCCACGGGCGAGATCTCCGCACCGGTGCCCGCCGTGGTCGGCATCAGGACCAAGGGAGGCCCGGATTCGGTGATGGCCTGGCCCTCGCCCGTGGGCTGGGCGACGTAATCGAGGGGCTGGCCGCCGTTGGCGATCACTGCCCGGGTGGTCTTTGCGGTGTCGATACAGCTGCCGCCGCCGAGGCCGATATAAAAATCGTAGCCCGACTCCCCCTGTTCGTCCCGAACGAACGAGATGCAGTCCTCGACCGCCTCGATCGAGGGTTCGCGCTCCGACCCGTCGTAGACGTCGACCTCGTAGGCGTCGAGTTGCTCGCGGACGCGTTCGGCGTGGCCCAACTCGAGGAGGTTCTCGTCGGTGACGAGCAGGCCGCGGGAGCCGGGGTCGACACCCAAATCCTCGAACTGGAAGTCGAGTTCCTCGACCGCGTTTCGGCCGAATCGGATCCGGGGCATCTCGAGTTCCCAGACCGTCTCGGGGGCCTGGACGTGCTCGGGCGCGGAGACCGAGCGCTCGTAGCCCATCAGGACCACCCCGAGAGCGCCGCGTACTGGTCGGGGTCGTGCCCGTAGACGACCGTCGCGTCGTACCGCCGTTCGAGGTCCTTGATCCGCTGGAGCGTCTCGAACCAGTGGCGCTTGCTCCAGAGCAGGCCCGCCCCCAGCGGCATCTCCTCCTCGTAGTTCTCGGACTGATAGATCTCGTCGCCGGTGAACACCAGGGTCTCGTCCTCGAGGTGGATCACCGTCCCCGTCAGGCCGGGCGTGTGGCCCGGGAACCGGACGAACTCGACGTCCTCGAAGCGCGTCTCTCGGTCGCGGTGCAGAACCTCCCAGTTGAGGTCGTGATCGAAGTCCTTTAGGATATAGGCCGCGCTTCCCTCGTCGGTCTTCGCGCTGTAGTATGCGAACTTGATCTCCTGTTCGTGGACGAACACGGGGACGTCCGTCCCGTCGAAGTGATGCAGGCCCCCGGCGTGATCCAGGTGGAGGTGCGTCTGGAAGACGTAGTCGATGTCGTCGAGGCCGTAGCCCGCGCTGTCGAGGTCGTCCTCGAGCGTGTGCTCATCGGCGTCGTGCGGGTAGAAGGCCTGTTTCAACCCCTCGGGCCAGTGGCCGTCGAGGGCGTCCTCGTGGTTGCCGGTGTCCCAGAGGATCGTTCCCTCGGGGTGATCGATCACGAGGTTGTACACCGGGATCTCGGCGTACTCCGTCTCGGGGTTCGGCTCGTCGTACGTTCCGAGCGTGTTCCCCTCGATCATGTAGTTCAGATCGCACAGGAGCCCGCCCCTGTCGATCACGTCGATGGTGGCATCGACCATGCCGGCCGATCACACGGGAGCGCCATCAACCTAGTCATGCGAAACGGGGCTGACAGGTCAGGGGACCGATTCAGGGCCCGACCCGGAGTCGAAATCCGGCGTCGTCGGGATCCTCGAGCGCCGCGTCCCAGCCGTGTGCGGCCGCGATAGCGGAGACGAGCGTCGCCCCGCAGTCGTCGGTGTCGGTATCGTCGAGCGCCGTCCGAAACGCGCGGTAGCGTGCGGTGGGAGTCTCGAACCCGGTCGCCGTGATCAGGAACCCCGGACCGTCGGCGCGGACGGTCACGTTCGTGCCCCCGTGGCCGGCGACGCGCCCGAAGACGACCTCGAAGAACAGTTCCAGGAGGTGTGGGTCGGCGCACAGGAACGCGTCCGTTTCGACCGCGAGCGTCGCCGACCCGGGATCGACCGCCGTCCACGCGTCGGTCGCGGTCTCCCGGATCGGCACCTCGACGAGGGTCGTGATGCCCCGTCCAGCGCGGGCGACGGCGACGAGTTCGTCGACCAGCGCCGCCGCCCGGTCGACCGCGCGCTCGGTCCGGTCGAGGTACTCGTCGTCGCCGGTCTCGCGCGCGAGGATCGCGTACTCGCGTGCCACCATGAGCGGGTTCCGGAGGTCGTGTGAGAGGCCCGCCCTGAGCGACTCGAGACAGCGGTTTTTCGTGCGGCGTCGCTCGTCGAGGGCCCGCGGGTCGGGAATGCTCGTGCCGTGATCGGACCCGGTCGGGCGTTCTGCGCCACGGCGACGGTTCGTCGCCCGGGAGAGCAGCGAAACGACGCGCCCCGGCGTCGTCCGGAGGATCGAGGTCTCGATCCAGCCGTCGACGAG is part of the Halalkalicoccus sp. NIPERK01 genome and harbors:
- a CDS encoding HAMP domain-containing sensor histidine kinase, which encodes MRIRYLSTEPLASEVVAALDRSGATLSVAESLAEPQDPAGRFEAVLYDATTRDSGSEAAIRRLRSERPAVPVIAVVEALDTVASVPASFAPLVDGWIETSILRTTPGRVVSLLSRATNRRRGAERPTGSDHGTSIPDPRALDERRRTKNRCLESLRAGLSHDLRNPLMVAREYAILARETGDDEYLDRTERAVDRAAALVDELVAVARAGRGITTLVEVPIRETATDAWTAVDPGSATLAVETDAFLCADPHLLELFFEVVFGRVAGHGGTNVTVRADGPGFLITATGFETPTARYRAFRTALDDTDTDDCGATLVSAIAAAHGWDAALEDPDDAGFRLRVGP
- a CDS encoding N-acyl homoserine lactonase family protein: MVDATIDVIDRGGLLCDLNYMIEGNTLGTYDEPNPETEYAEIPVYNLVIDHPEGTILWDTGNHEDALDGHWPEGLKQAFYPHDADEHTLEDDLDSAGYGLDDIDYVFQTHLHLDHAGGLHHFDGTDVPVFVHEQEIKFAYYSAKTDEGSAAYILKDFDHDLNWEVLHRDRETRFEDVEFVRFPGHTPGLTGTVIHLEDETLVFTGDEIYQSENYEEEMPLGAGLLWSKRHWFETLQRIKDLERRYDATVVYGHDPDQYAALSGWS